The following coding sequences are from one Nicotiana tabacum cultivar K326 chromosome 1, ASM71507v2, whole genome shotgun sequence window:
- the LOC107790747 gene encoding early nodulin-like protein 8, translating to MATLRIPRKYHSWYILFQFFLLIQTKVLCYQYKVGDLSAWNVPSSANKDVYTNWSKNHVFKIGDSIMFLFPPSEDSVIQVTKANYNSCNLKNPILYMNNGNSLFNITKPGEFYFTSGAEGHCEKSQKLHISIPGGNGTTYEEDSPAFAPSADSPAYPTVFGSIPVQSANQSSSVKLHISIFAAIGSVFLTLLLGSTIF from the exons ATGGCTACTCTTAGAATTCCAAGAAAGTACCATTCTTGGTACATTCTTTTTCAGTTCTTTCTATTAATACAAACCAAAGTGTTGTGTTATCAGTACAAAGTTGGAGATTTAAGTGCTTGGAATGTGCCCTCTTCTGCAAATAAAGATGTCTATACCAATTGGTCCAAGAATCATGTCTTCAAAATTGGAGATTCAATCA tgtTTTTGTTCCCACCAAGTGAAGATTCAGTAATACAAGTGACGAAAGCGAATTACAATAGTTGCAACCTTAAAAATCCAATCTTGTACATGAACAATGGAAATTCTCTATTCAACATTACAAAACCTGGGGAATTTTACTTCACAAGTGGAGCAGAAGGACACTGTGAAAAGTCACAGAAACTTCACATTTCAATACCAGGAGGAAATGGAACAACTTATGAAGAAGATTCACCTGCTTTTGCTCCATCTGCAGATTCACCTGCTTACCCTACTGTTTTTGGCTCAATTCCTGTCCAATCTGCTAATCAATCATCTTCTGTGAAATTGCATATCTCTATTTTTGCTGCTATTGGATCAGTGTTTCTCACACTGCTTCTAGGAAGCACCATTTTTTAG
- the LOC107790748 gene encoding uncharacterized protein LOC107790748, with protein MEAFYFLVFGALSAVVAALELSKTSKDRITTSPAFNSFKNNYILVYSLMMAGDWLQGPYVYYLYTTYGYGKGEIGHLFIAGFGSSMLFGTIVGSLADKQGRKRACVTYCITYILSCITKHSPQYKILMLGRILGGIATSLLFSAFESWLVAEHNKRGFDQQWLSLTFSKAIFLGNGLVAILAGLFGNVLVDTLNLGPVSPFDAASCFLAIGMIIILSSWTENFGDPSESKDLLTQFKGAAVAIASDEKIALLGAIQSLFEGSMYTFVFLWTPALSPNSEEIPHGFIFATFMLSSMLGSSLASRLLARSSLKVESYMQIVFAVSAVCLFIPVFTSFLVPPANEKGGGISFSGCIQLLGFCAFEACVGIFWPSIMKMRSQYIPEEARSTIMNFFRIPLNIFVCVVLYNVDAFPITVMFGMCSIFLFVASVLQKRLSVVAEKSKPQDWATHKEKEMETAPLNVLS; from the exons atggaagcGTTTTACTTTCTGGTGTTTGGGGCATTGAGTGCAGTAGTAGCTGCATTGGAGCTGAGCAAAACAAGCAAAGATCGAATAACAACCTCACCTGCTTTCAATTCTTTCAAGAACAATTACATCCTAGTCTATTCTCTCATGATGG CTGGTGATTGGCTGCAGGGTCCATATGTCTACTACCTTTACACAACATATGGATATGGGAAGGGTGAGATTGGCCATCTCTTTATTGCTGGCTTTGGATCTTCCATGCTGTTTGGGACAATTGTAGGATCCTTGGCAGACAAACA GGGTCGAAAGCGGGCTTGTGTCACGTACTGCATCACTTACATTTTGAGCTGTATCACCAAACATTCTCCTCAGTACAAAATTTTGATGTTGGGCCGTATATTAGGAGGAATTGCCACCTCTCTCCTATTCTCAGCCTTTGAATCTTGGCTTGTTGCAGAGCATAATAAG AGGGGTTTTGATCAACAATGGCTATCATTAACATTCTCAAAAGCAATATTTCTTGGCAATGGTCTTGTGGCTATTTTGGCCGGGCTATTTGGAAATGTTCTTGTGGACACACTAAATCTGGGTCCTGTTTCTCCTTTTGATGCTGCTTCATGCTTCCTTGCTATTGGTATGATCATTATACTGTCATCTTGGACTGAGAATTTTGGTGACCCTTCAGAAAGCAAAGACTTACTTACCCAATTCAAGGGTGCTGCTGTGGCAATTGCTtctg ATGAGAAAATTGCATTGTTGGGCGCTATACAGTCACTATTTGAAGGTTCAATGTATACTTTCGTGTTCCTGTGGACTCCTGCTCTGAGCCCTAATTCAGAGGAGATTCCTCATGGCTTCATCTTTGCAACTTTCATGTTGTCTTCAATGTTGGGCAGCTCCCTTGCATCTCGATTACTGGCTCGCTCATCACTCAAAGTTGAGAGCTATATGCAGATTGTTTTTGCAGTATCTGCTGTCTGTCTCTTTATCCCTGTCTTCACAAGT TTCTTGGTGCCACCTGCTAATGAAAAAGGTGGAGGCATTTCTTTTTCTGGCTGCATTCAGCTTCTTGGTTTTTGTGCATTTGAGGCTTGTGTTGGAATATTTTGGCCTTCTATAATGAAAATGAGGTCCCAGTACATTCCTGAGGAGGCTAGGAGCACAATCATGAACTTTTTCCGCATTCCTCTCAATATCTTTGTATGCGTTGTGTTGTACAAC GTTGACGCATTTCCAATAACTGTTATGTTTGGCATGTGCTCGATTTTCCTCTTTGTGGCATCAGTCTTGCAGAAACGCCTCTCTGTTGTTGCTGAAAAGTCAA AACCACAAGATTGGGCAACACACAAGGAGAAAGAAATGGAAACGGCGCCCCTAAATGTCTTAAGTTGA
- the LOC107790749 gene encoding LOW QUALITY PROTEIN: uncharacterized protein LOC107790749 (The sequence of the model RefSeq protein was modified relative to this genomic sequence to represent the inferred CDS: deleted 1 base in 1 codon), with protein MDRRLYEAVFRGDIPAIHKLIEEDENIIKQTIPGSLHTILHLAARLGHVELATAIVKLFPEMASAENRDLETPLHEACREGRIEIVRILLENDPWVGYKTNLWDKSVLYIACERGRIEVVKHLLNNVQRLLMLEVDMLTSSLHVAASSGHTEIVKEVVKVRPDFAWKKDLNGCSPLHIACSKGHLDITRELLKLDMDLSAQQDNEGRTPLHWAVIKGRVSIIDEILSLSLESAEMVTKNGETILHLAVKNNHFEVLKFLMECLNVSNLMNLQDNDGNTILHLATVRKLTTMVIYLLKLGIEVNALNQKGYTALDVVEADASNSGALAIIPALQEAGAKRCDQLPPVFQDIQQLASPNMVPWPRKNTFESPSSSSQHSYNHQRKHNTNSYRATRAKKIQLQSEGLRNARKTITVVAVLIATVTFAAGINPPGGFNQLSGKALLGKSAAFKVFLVCNIVALFLSLGIVNVLVSVIPFKRKSMMKLMVATHKVMWISTFFMASAYIAAIWAIMPQGKGSNWVLTEVVVIGGGCTLAVFLSLGILLVRQVQRKTDWRKRRENKKMKEESPKSNTSTVEEMKVVKKDSHEGSSNSDVDSSDQGYHLY; from the exons ATGGACCGGCGGCTTTATGAAGCAGTTTTCAGGGGAGATATTCCAGCCATTCATAAACTCatagaagaagatgaaaacaTAATAAAACAAACGATTCCAGGATCATTACACACCATATTGCATCTAGCAGCTAGACTTGGCCACGTAGAATTGGCCACGGCTATCGTGAAACTGTTCCCGGAGATGGCGTCGGCCGAAAACCGGGATCTTGAGACGCCTCTACATGAAGCATGCAGAGAAGGAAGGATTGAAATTGTGAGAATCCTGCTTGAGAATGATCCATGGGTTGGTTACAAGACGAATTTGTGGGATAAGAGTGTGCTTTATATAGCATGTGAGAGAGGTAGAATCGAAGTGGTTAAGCATTTACTTAACAATGTCCAAAGGCTATTGATGCTTGAAGTTGATATGTTGACTAGTTCACTTCATGTTGCAGCTTCTTCCGGCCATACAG AAATAGTGAAGGAAGTGGTTAAAGTGCGACCAGATTTTGCTTGGAAAAAGGACTTGAACGGGTGCAGCCCGTTACATATAGCTTGCAGCAAAGGCCACTTAGATATAACTAGAGAATTGTTAAAGCTGGACATGGACCTCTCTGCCCAACAAGATAATGAAGGCAGAACACCACTTCATTGGGCTGTGATTAAAGGACGAGTGAGCATCATTGATGAGATACTCTCATTGAGTCTTGAATCTGCTGAAATGGTAACCAAAAATGGAGAGACCATTCTCCATTTGGCTGTCAAGAATAACCATTTTGAAGTGCTTAAGTTTTTGATGGAATGTCTTAATGTTTCGAATCTCATGAATCTTCAAGATAATGATGGAAATACCATTCTCCATTTGGCAACTGTCAGGAAACTCACCACG ATGGTCATTTATCTACTTAAGCTTGGGATTGAAGTAAATGCATTGAATCAAAAAGGATATACAGCTTTAGATGTAGTTGAAGCAGATGCAAGTAACTCAGGTGCACTTGCAATCATCCCAGCATTACAAGAAGCAGGTGCTAAAAGATGTGACCAATTACCTCCTGTTTTTCAAGACATCCAGCAGCTAGCTTCACCAAATATGGTTCCCTGGCcaagaaaaaatacctttgaatctccATCCTCCTCATCTCAACATTCTTATAATCATCAAAGGAAGCACAATACTAATAGTTATCGCGCTACTAGGGCAAAGAAAATCCAGCTCCAAAGTGAAGGTCTAAGAAATGCAAGAAAAACCATAACAGTTGTAGCAGTGCTAATAGCAACTGTCACATTTGCTGCTGGAATTAACCCCCCTGGTGGATTTAATCAACTTAGTGGAAAAGCATTATTGGGT AAAAGTGCAGCATTTaaggtattcttggtatgtaacATTGTGGCACTATTCCTTTCCCTTGGAATTGTTAATGTTCTTGTTAGTGTTATTCCATTCAAGAGAAAGTCAATGATGAAACTAATGGTGGCAACACACAAAGTAATGTGGATTTCAACATTTTTTATGGCATCAGCTTATATAGCTGCAATATGGGCAATTATGCCACAAGGAAAGGGGTCTAATTGGGTGCTAACTGAGGTTGTGGTTATAGGTGGAGGGTGCACTTTGGCTGTGTTTCTCAGTTTGGGAATTTTGTTGGTTAGACAAGTGCAAAGGAAGACAGAttggagaaaaagaagagaaaataagaAGATGAAAGAGGAAAGTCCAAAGAGTAATACTAGTACAGTTGAAGAAATGAAAGTTGTGAAGAAAGATAGTCATGAGGGTAGCAGCAACTCAGATGTTGATAGCTCAGATCAAGGATATCATTTGTATTAA